The DNA window TCAGCCACGGCATTGGGATAGGACACAAGACACACCGCACTGAAGGGAGAGCGATATGAAAGCAATTCTGTTTGAGGCAGTCGGCGGACCCGAGGTGCTGAAACTGGGCGAGGCGCCCATTCCCGAACTCAGACCCCGTAAAGTGTTGATTAAAAATCAGGCCATCGGGATCAACTTTGCGGATACGCGCTTCCGTCAGGGCCAGTATGTCATGCAACCCAGACTCCCGGATACGCCCGGCCTCGAAGCGGCGGGCGTGGTCGAAGCGGTCGGCGAGGGGGTAGACCATATCGCGCCGGGCACCCGGGTGGCGGCCATCGGCATGCGGACCTACGCCGAATACGCGCTCGTCTCGGCCGACCAGGTCATGCCGCTGCCCGATTCGGTCAGTTTTGAACAGGGCGCGGCCTTTCCGATCCAGACCCTGACCGCCTACCACCTGTTGCACACCTGCCATCAGACCGCCCCGGGCCAGACTGTGCTCGTGCACTCCGCAGCCGGCGGAGTGGGCATTGTCGCCATGCAGATCGCCAAGGCGGCCGGCGCGCGGGTGATCGGCACCGTCTCGAGCGACGCCAAAGTCGCCCTGGCCCAGGAGTATGGGGCCGAGGCGGTGATCAATTATGAGAGCCAGGACTTTGCCGAAGAAGTCAAAAAGCTGACCGACGGCAAGGGCGTAGACCTGATCCTCGACGCAGTGGGGCAACCGACCTTTGCCACAGGGCTCAAGTGCCTGGCCCCGTTCGGTCATGCCATCCTGTACGGCCAGGCCGGCGGCGCGCCCGAGCCGGTCAACGTCTTTGGGCTGTTCCAGAACTCGCTCAAGGTCAGCTGCTTTGGCCTGTACACGGCCTCGGCCATACCCGAGCTGCACCACAGAGGGATTACCGAGTCGTTCCGGTTGATGGAGGAAGGCAAACTCAAACTCCTGGTCGGCAAGAGCTACCCTCTGGCCGAGGCGGCCGAGGCGCACCGCTTCATGGAATCCCGCCAATCGGTCGGCAAGCTGATCCTGACCCCCTAGGTTTGAGCTTGGGCCGGCTCTGGACGACCCCCCGGCATGTGGGCAACCACGGACGGATGTGGGCAACCACAGGGGGATTGCCCCTACAACAGTTCAGCAGAGAAGGAGCCCCGTATGGACTGGCACGCGCTGTGCGGCGACAAACTCGTCACCCCCCAACAGGCGGTCGCGCTCATCCGGCCGACCGACACCGTCTATATTGCCGGCATACAGGCCACCCCGTTCGCCCTGTGCCAGGCCCTGGTCGAGCGGCAAGACACGCTGCGCGGCCTGCGCATCAATACCCTGGTGTCGTTTTACGACTGGGACACTCCCGGCCTGAGCGACGCCTTCCGGCTGGAGTCGTGGTATCTGAGCCGGCGCGAGCGCACGCTGATGCACAAGGGCGGCCTGGACTACATTCCGGTCTCGTATTTCCGGGCCGAGGCCCTGCCCCACGGCATTGACACGCTCGATGTGTACATGGTCAGCGTGTCGCCGCCGGACCGACACGGCTATTGCAGCTACGGCACCAGCGTCGGCATGTCGCCGCTCATGACCAAACAGGCCAGGACGATCATCGCCGAAATCGACCCCAGCTTTATCCGCACCGGCGGCGAGAATTATCTCCACATCTCGGCCATTAACCGCTGCGTGGAACGCCCGCCCACCGTCAGCCCACCAACCATCAGCCCGGAAGTCTACAGCCAGGAAAAACAGGACGCGATCGACACGATCTGCATGTCGATCGCCAACGAGCTGATTCAGGACGGCGACACGATCCAAATCGGGGCCGGCGATATGACGAGCCCCCTGCCCGCCTATCTGTACGGCAAAAACGATCTGGGCATGCAGACCGAGATCATCCCGCCCGGCGTGGTCGGCCTCGTCCGGGCCGGCGTACTGACCGGCACGAACAAAACCCGCCATACCGGAACGGTGGTCGGCACCGGCTTTCACCCCATGCTCAGCCCTGAAGAGCTGGACTATATTGACGCCAATCCGGTCTTTGAGCTATACGATTTCAACTATACCGACGACATCCGCCTGCTGTGCCAGGACCCGCACTTTACGGCGATCAATAACGCGCTGAGCATCGACCTGACCGGCCAGGTCGCGTCCGAGTCTATCGGTCCCCAGCAGTTTACCGGACCGGGCGGCCAGACCGCCTTTTGCATTGCCGCCAGCCTGGCCGGCAGCAAATCCATTATTGCCCTGCCGTCAAGCTCACTCAGCGGGCCAGACCGCCGTCGGATTTCCCGCATCGTCCCCACCCTTGCGTCGGGGACGGTGGTGACCACGCCCCGCGCGTTTGTCGATTACGTGGTGACCGAGTATGGGATTGCGACCCTGCGGGGCAAGAACCTGCGTGAGCGCGCCCAGGCTTTGAGCGCCGTTGCTCATCCGGACTTTCAAGATGAGTTGCGGACACAAGCGGAACGCCTGCACGGCGCCGGCTGAGGTCTCAGGGCTGGGGCTTCCACCTGGGCGGCGTCCAGCGCTTGGGACCCGCCCAGCGATAGGTGGTCAGATCAACCTTGCCGTGGCGACTGAAGCGGACGCCCTCGTCTTCGAGCAGCCAGCGCTGCTGTTCGGCCCGCACAAGGTCACCGCGAATGCTGATGCCGCCCGAGGCATTAATGACCCGTTGCCAGGGCACTCTCCGGGACAGCGGCGGGGGCAGATGGCGCAGGGCCGTACCGACCGCCCGCGGCGCCCGGGGTGCGCCAAGCAGGGCGGCCACCTGTCCGTAGGTCACCACTTTGCCTTTTGGAACGCGGGCGACCAGACGGTAGACGGCCGTATGAAAGGCGGGCAGACGGGCGGCCATGGGCTCAGGCTTCAGCCCCGATCTGCTGCATCAGGCCCAGGGCGTCCCAGGCTACCCAGGCTTCGGCAATCCGGCCATCGGCAATCCGATAGATGGCAATGCCCACCACCGATACGTTCTTGCCGCTGGGGGCAATACCCATGAAATCGCCCCGATGGGTACCCCGAAACGTCCAGCGTCCGACCACCCGATCCTCCTCGGCAAGCAGATCTTTGATCTGAAAATGCACATTCGGAAAACCACCCCGGACCGTTGAGACAATTTGTTTCACGTCCTCCGGGCCGCCGCCAAAATCATAGCCGGTCGGATAATGGCTGACATAATCGGGCGCGATCAGCTCGTCGATCAACTCAATCCGACCCGCGTTCAAGACCTCGTCAAAATAGCGACGGAAGACGGCTTTATTGGCCTCTGACATGGCGTTCCTCTCCCTCTTGATTGCTGTACACAAAAGGCAGGACTTGCACAAGACTGGCCCACGCCGGACGCGGGTGGGCCGCTCAGTCCGGAACGAACAGCGGGCTCGCGTCCACGGGGTGCAGCTCGGGCTGACACCCGGGGCAGGGCTGATAGCCGAGTTCGCGGGCCCGGGCCAGGGACGGGATCAACACCCGTTCGGCGGCGGTCTGAGCGTGTAGGTCGGCGCAGTCGGGCCGACACAGGCGGGAGTGGGAACGCCAGCCCACATACATCCGGGCAGCGGCAATGGCCAAGCCCCGTCGGGTGTGTCTGACCGGAATGCCCTCGGTCTCAAGAATGGCGCGTT is part of the Desulfurellaceae bacterium genome and encodes:
- a CDS encoding quinone oxidoreductase, with translation MKAILFEAVGGPEVLKLGEAPIPELRPRKVLIKNQAIGINFADTRFRQGQYVMQPRLPDTPGLEAAGVVEAVGEGVDHIAPGTRVAAIGMRTYAEYALVSADQVMPLPDSVSFEQGAAFPIQTLTAYHLLHTCHQTAPGQTVLVHSAAGGVGIVAMQIAKAAGARVIGTVSSDAKVALAQEYGAEAVINYESQDFAEEVKKLTDGKGVDLILDAVGQPTFATGLKCLAPFGHAILYGQAGGAPEPVNVFGLFQNSLKVSCFGLYTASAIPELHHRGITESFRLMEEGKLKLLVGKSYPLAEAAEAHRFMESRQSVGKLILTP
- a CDS encoding ester cyclase, whose translation is MSEANKAVFRRYFDEVLNAGRIELIDELIAPDYVSHYPTGYDFGGGPEDVKQIVSTVRGGFPNVHFQIKDLLAEEDRVVGRWTFRGTHRGDFMGIAPSGKNVSVVGIAIYRIADGRIAEAWVAWDALGLMQQIGAEA
- a CDS encoding MGMT family protein, with product MAARLPAFHTAVYRLVARVPKGKVVTYGQVAALLGAPRAPRAVGTALRHLPPPLSRRVPWQRVINASGGISIRGDLVRAEQQRWLLEDEGVRFSRHGKVDLTTYRWAGPKRWTPPRWKPQP